A part of Rhizobium etli CFN 42 genomic DNA contains:
- a CDS encoding nitrogen fixation protein NifQ, with amino-acid sequence MPNVHHIGVSTVAVPAADAARQTGIAVDHCDDCQTRYFSRPCQMGLKLYFDDYVLFRVFSRALEEIEMGIATATEATGLSLRELRDIPARSFPARLIRAFALQEASDCVPDAEEQLLRDMLLGHVRPGDPEGVRFAKIIARRSMREDHLWRDLGLLDKAELRRLLFAHFPALVAGNTNNMRWKKYFYRKICEAEGFSLCSAPSCKECGDFNECFLPEESGSLSGAAEFVGREILKT; translated from the coding sequence ATGCCAAATGTGCATCACATCGGGGTCTCGACGGTGGCGGTGCCAGCTGCGGACGCCGCACGTCAAACCGGCATAGCCGTCGACCACTGCGACGATTGCCAAACACGCTATTTCAGCCGACCATGCCAGATGGGTCTCAAGTTATATTTTGATGACTATGTGCTCTTCCGCGTTTTTTCGCGCGCACTTGAAGAAATTGAGATGGGGATTGCCACCGCGACCGAGGCAACCGGCCTTTCGCTTAGGGAGCTGCGGGATATACCAGCCCGCAGTTTCCCGGCAAGGCTTATCCGCGCTTTTGCCCTGCAAGAGGCGAGTGATTGCGTGCCTGATGCGGAGGAGCAACTGTTGCGCGATATGCTCCTAGGGCATGTGCGGCCAGGCGACCCTGAGGGCGTGCGTTTTGCTAAGATCATTGCGCGACGTTCCATGCGCGAAGACCACCTCTGGCGGGATCTCGGCTTGCTTGACAAAGCCGAACTTAGGAGATTGCTGTTCGCGCATTTTCCGGCGCTGGTGGCAGGCAACACCAACAACATGAGGTGGAAGAAGTATTTTTACCGCAAGATTTGCGAAGCTGAAGGCTTTTCCCTTTGTAGCGCTCCCAGCTGCAAGGAATGCGGCGATTTTAATGAATGCTTTCTCCCTGAGGAAAGCGGAAGTCTTTCTGGAGCGGCAGAGTTCGTCGGGCGCGAGATCTTGAAAACGTGA
- the nifH gene encoding nitrogenase iron protein, with the protein MSDLRQIAFYGKGGIGKSTTSQNTLAALVDLGQKILIVGCDPKADSTRLILNAKAQDTVLHLAAQEGSVEDLELEDVLKAGYKGIKCVESGGPEPGVGCAGRGVITSINFLEENGAYDDVDYVSYDVLGDVVCGGFAMPIRENKAQEIYIVMSGEMMALYAANNIAKGILKYAHSGGVRLGGLICNERQTDRELDLSEALAARLNSKLIHFVPRDNIVQHAELRKMTVIQYAPDSKQAGEYRALAEKIHANSGQGTIPTPITMEELEDMLLDFGIMKSDEQMLAELQAKESAVVAAQ; encoded by the coding sequence ATGTCAGATTTGCGTCAAATCGCATTTTACGGCAAAGGGGGGATCGGCAAGTCCACCACCTCCCAAAATACGCTCGCAGCGCTTGTCGACCTCGGGCAGAAGATCCTGATCGTCGGATGCGACCCGAAAGCCGACTCCACCCGGCTGATCCTGAACGCCAAAGCACAGGACACGGTTCTGCATCTGGCAGCGCAGGAAGGTTCGGTGGAAGACCTTGAGCTCGAGGACGTGCTCAAGGCCGGCTACAAAGGCATCAAGTGCGTGGAGTCCGGCGGTCCGGAACCGGGCGTCGGCTGCGCCGGGCGCGGCGTCATCACCTCGATCAATTTCCTTGAAGAGAACGGTGCATATGACGATGTCGACTACGTCTCCTATGACGTGCTCGGCGATGTGGTGTGCGGTGGCTTTGCGATGCCGATCCGTGAGAACAAGGCCCAGGAGATCTACATCGTGATGTCCGGCGAGATGATGGCGCTCTATGCCGCCAACAACATCGCCAAGGGCATCCTGAAATATGCCCATTCCGGCGGCGTGCGGCTCGGCGGCCTGATCTGTAACGAGCGCCAGACGGACCGCGAGCTCGACCTCTCCGAGGCGCTGGCTGCCAGGCTCAATTCCAAGCTCATCCACTTTGTGCCGCGTGACAACATCGTCCAGCACGCCGAGCTCAGGAAGATGACGGTGATCCAGTACGCGCCGGACTCCAAGCAGGCCGGGGAATATCGGGCGCTAGCCGAGAAGATCCATGCCAATTCGGGCCAAGGGACCATTCCGACCCCGATTACCATGGAAGAGCTCGAAGACATGCTGCTCGACTTCGGCATCATGAAGAGCGACGAGCAGATGCTGGCCGAACTACAGGCCAAGGAGTCAGCGGTGGTTGCGGCTCAATAA
- the hemN gene encoding oxygen-independent coproporphyrinogen III oxidase: protein MRAPSSIFVPNTNSGAQLPWYTIYPTIQEFSPEIGAHTYEQWLRSQGTDDAVSLYLHIPFCRSMCWYCGFPTSITRRDTLITDYLAMLREEIRLVAEQVPQALSVGDVHFGGGSPTIMPSADFLSLMELLRGRFALERGATIAVEVDPRTFTTDMAEALERTGVNRASVGVQSFDPVVQKAINRIQSEAQVMTAVENLRLYGVRRINFDLMFGLPNQTVQSCLESAMLAIAMRPDRLAVFGYSHVPSFRKNQRLIDTAALPDIAARAEQASAMADTLVAAGYLQIGLDHFALPDDELAIAQRAGRLRRNSLGYSAETCSTVIGLGASAIGRCGDGYVQNDLTQSCYNRHIASGRLAISRGYRLATEDRVRAAIIEQLMCYLEADISAICTAQGFDQTHLVSSAKQLEILAEDGIVEFDNGLVSVRHERRSALRHVAAAFDAYLGRQPI from the coding sequence TTGCGCGCACCGTCGTCGATTTTCGTTCCGAACACAAATAGCGGGGCGCAGTTGCCTTGGTATACTATCTACCCAACAATACAGGAGTTTTCTCCAGAAATCGGCGCCCACACTTATGAGCAATGGCTGAGAAGCCAGGGAACTGATGACGCTGTCTCGCTCTATCTCCACATTCCATTCTGCCGCTCGATGTGCTGGTATTGTGGTTTTCCGACTAGCATCACTCGTCGGGACACTTTGATAACCGATTATCTAGCAATGCTGCGCGAGGAAATCCGCCTGGTCGCCGAGCAAGTGCCGCAGGCACTCTCCGTGGGTGACGTGCACTTTGGCGGCGGATCCCCGACCATTATGCCATCGGCAGACTTCCTGTCGCTAATGGAACTCCTGCGCGGCCGTTTTGCGCTTGAGCGAGGTGCAACCATTGCCGTTGAGGTCGACCCGCGCACGTTCACCACCGATATGGCCGAAGCCCTAGAAAGAACCGGTGTGAATCGCGCAAGCGTCGGTGTGCAGAGCTTCGATCCCGTCGTACAAAAAGCGATCAACCGGATTCAGAGCGAGGCGCAAGTGATGACCGCCGTCGAAAACCTCCGCCTGTATGGGGTCAGGCGTATCAATTTCGACTTGATGTTCGGTTTGCCGAACCAAACCGTCCAGTCCTGTCTCGAGAGCGCTATGTTAGCTATTGCGATGCGTCCCGACCGCCTCGCGGTTTTCGGTTATTCCCACGTTCCATCTTTTCGAAAAAATCAGCGCTTGATTGACACAGCAGCACTGCCCGATATAGCCGCGCGAGCTGAGCAGGCCTCAGCCATGGCCGATACGTTAGTTGCAGCAGGCTATCTGCAAATTGGTCTCGACCATTTTGCTTTGCCGGATGACGAGCTTGCAATAGCACAGAGAGCTGGTCGTCTGCGCCGAAATTCGCTTGGTTACTCTGCCGAAACCTGCTCAACTGTCATCGGTTTGGGCGCGTCCGCCATTGGTCGTTGCGGCGACGGTTACGTTCAAAACGATCTCACGCAAAGCTGTTATAACCGGCACATAGCATCCGGCCGCTTGGCGATCTCAAGGGGCTACCGTTTAGCTACCGAGGATCGCGTAAGAGCTGCAATCATCGAACAGCTCATGTGCTACTTGGAGGCGGACATATCAGCAATCTGTACGGCTCAGGGATTTGATCAGACCCATCTAGTGAGTTCAGCTAAGCAGCTAGAGATTCTGGCTGAGGATGGGATCGTTGAGTTTGACAACGGTTTAGTCAGTGTGCGGCACGAACGTCGCTCTGCCCTTCGCCATGTCGCTGCCGCGTTCGATGCTTATCTTGGCCGCCAGCCGATCTAG
- a CDS encoding transcriptional regulator: MKKVQRSFAVEYKNGRRKLDARSNSIWGNVDLKSVARDLEEEALPFLSGSSQSGKPDSEMSLPEQDQAEQLLTAPLGPSTTASDTQEMSMADETNTTTKVDGQTVVETPNAPKKQRKPRAKKVAALETALADATAEPAAALAGDGGVKRRGRKTKAIEATASAKRAPVRRAPKAVQAAPAAPMTASDEMADLLQLEEENQRLRKLLAGKLRAENEDLRKRLKLD, encoded by the coding sequence TTGAAAAAAGTGCAACGCAGTTTTGCCGTCGAGTACAAGAACGGCAGGCGAAAACTTGATGCCAGATCGAACTCGATCTGGGGCAATGTGGATCTAAAGTCAGTCGCGCGCGATCTAGAGGAAGAGGCATTGCCTTTTCTGTCAGGTAGCTCTCAGAGTGGCAAACCCGACAGCGAAATGTCTTTGCCGGAACAAGATCAGGCCGAGCAGTTGTTGACAGCGCCTCTCGGGCCGTCGACAACTGCATCAGATACACAGGAGATGAGCATGGCCGACGAGACTAATACGACAACCAAGGTCGATGGACAGACCGTTGTCGAAACGCCTAATGCGCCGAAGAAACAGCGCAAACCGCGCGCCAAAAAAGTCGCGGCACTCGAGACCGCGTTAGCTGACGCTACGGCAGAGCCGGCAGCTGCGCTGGCCGGGGACGGTGGTGTGAAGAGGAGAGGGCGCAAGACAAAGGCTATCGAAGCCACGGCGAGCGCCAAACGCGCACCTGTGCGCCGTGCTCCAAAGGCTGTGCAGGCAGCGCCGGCTGCCCCGATGACGGCGAGCGATGAAATGGCAGACCTTTTGCAGTTGGAAGAGGAAAATCAGCGGCTGCGCAAGCTTCTTGCTGGAAAACTTCGCGCTGAAAATGAAGATCTGCGCAAACGGCTCAAGCTCGATTGA
- a CDS encoding carbamoyltransferase family protein translates to MLCLGLSGGLSRVYENSFDLPNTFMHDGAAVLVRDGRVIAAVEEERLNRIKHSNKLPTRSIQYCLASAGVHLSDIDRIAYYATEAYCNAVLERVRLSHPSTPIPDARLLLCGLLGQEFGAEIDPSRVSFVSHHMSHAVSSFFMSGFERSLVLSIDGGGDFLSGLLAIGSSTEIEPLVTFPENDSLGLLYLETIRYLGYGAFDEYKIMGLAPYGNPASYREIFEQFYELLDDGGYRVHLDRVGPTLLSNIQIRQKGMPFTQQHKDVSASLQEALERIVFHVLRHYTKVTGIERLCLAGGVAHNCTLNGKLLYSGMFDDIFVQPAAHDAGCALGAALMASHDLGHPAPRERLQNVYWGPDLESEGSVEEELFAWGQHLEIERSDDVTGKAAEWIADGAVIAWVQGRSEFGPRALGNRSILADPRPASNKDRINMMVKKREGYRPFAPSVLEEDAVEFFDLPGTLRKFPFMNFVVSVREPKRSSLGAITHVDGTARLQTVSRETNPAYWELINAFGKRTGVPILLNTSFNNNAEPVVDSVRDAVTTFLTTDLDALVIGPFLVKKRISTMEEWNKLAVSLPPYASLHQARAYSTLDRQETVCEIRTGASSLQAVRISPELFEQLIRIEGEALVGDILDGIAPVSGSRETFLNELRQIWEQRCICLSPVRGRKSQVSVPAEASVTSGLSA, encoded by the coding sequence ATGCTGTGTCTAGGGCTCAGTGGCGGTCTAAGCAGAGTCTACGAAAATTCGTTCGATCTACCGAACACCTTTATGCACGATGGGGCTGCGGTTCTCGTTCGCGACGGGCGAGTGATAGCGGCGGTCGAGGAGGAGCGCCTTAACCGGATCAAGCACTCCAACAAGTTACCAACGCGTTCGATTCAATATTGCCTCGCATCTGCAGGTGTTCACCTGAGCGACATCGACCGCATCGCGTATTATGCGACCGAGGCCTATTGCAACGCTGTGCTCGAGCGCGTGCGCCTCTCTCACCCAAGTACCCCAATACCGGACGCGAGACTGTTGTTGTGCGGATTACTCGGGCAAGAATTTGGTGCCGAAATTGATCCCTCACGTGTGTCGTTCGTGAGCCACCATATGTCGCACGCGGTGAGCTCGTTTTTCATGTCGGGCTTCGAGCGAAGTTTGGTCCTCTCAATTGACGGCGGTGGAGACTTTCTTTCGGGGCTTTTGGCGATTGGTTCCAGCACGGAGATTGAGCCACTCGTGACATTTCCGGAGAATGATTCTCTAGGGCTGCTATACTTGGAAACGATCCGCTACCTAGGTTATGGCGCGTTCGATGAATATAAGATCATGGGTCTGGCACCTTACGGCAATCCCGCTTCGTACCGCGAGATCTTCGAACAATTTTACGAACTCCTAGACGACGGTGGTTATCGGGTCCATCTCGACCGAGTTGGTCCTACGTTGCTCAGTAACATTCAAATACGCCAGAAAGGCATGCCGTTCACGCAGCAGCATAAAGATGTGAGTGCTTCACTGCAGGAAGCACTGGAACGGATCGTGTTCCACGTCCTACGGCATTACACCAAGGTTACGGGCATCGAACGACTGTGTTTGGCCGGAGGAGTGGCTCACAACTGCACTTTGAATGGCAAGCTGCTGTACTCGGGGATGTTTGACGACATCTTCGTGCAACCGGCTGCCCATGACGCTGGCTGCGCACTAGGCGCCGCATTGATGGCGTCTCATGATCTGGGGCATCCGGCACCTCGTGAGCGTTTGCAAAACGTCTATTGGGGACCCGACCTGGAGAGCGAAGGAAGCGTGGAGGAGGAACTTTTTGCTTGGGGCCAGCATCTCGAAATTGAACGGAGTGATGACGTGACAGGCAAAGCAGCCGAATGGATTGCGGATGGCGCCGTGATCGCCTGGGTGCAGGGGCGTTCGGAGTTCGGTCCACGGGCGCTAGGCAACCGGAGTATTCTTGCTGATCCGAGGCCGGCGTCAAACAAGGATCGAATTAATATGATGGTCAAGAAGCGGGAAGGCTACCGCCCATTTGCTCCCTCGGTATTGGAGGAGGACGCCGTGGAATTTTTTGATCTGCCAGGTACCTTGCGCAAATTTCCTTTTATGAATTTCGTAGTGTCTGTGCGCGAACCCAAGCGTAGTTCGCTAGGCGCCATCACGCACGTAGATGGTACGGCTCGTTTGCAGACAGTGTCACGCGAGACAAATCCCGCATATTGGGAGCTAATCAATGCTTTCGGGAAGCGAACCGGCGTTCCGATCTTGCTCAACACGTCGTTTAACAACAACGCCGAGCCGGTAGTGGATTCGGTTAGGGATGCCGTAACGACTTTTTTGACGACCGACCTGGATGCACTTGTGATCGGTCCATTTCTCGTCAAGAAGCGAATCTCAACGATGGAGGAGTGGAATAAACTAGCAGTTTCCTTGCCACCTTACGCAAGTCTCCATCAGGCGCGTGCATATTCCACCCTGGATCGGCAAGAGACTGTATGTGAGATCCGCACAGGCGCCTCCAGCCTGCAGGCCGTGCGTATTTCACCGGAGTTGTTTGAACAGCTAATTAGGATTGAGGGAGAAGCCCTGGTTGGCGACATTTTGGATGGAATCGCGCCTGTTTCAGGTAGTCGTGAGACTTTCCTAAATGAACTTCGGCAGATTTGGGAGCAGCGTTGCATATGCTTAAGCCCGGTACGTGGCCGCAAATCACAGGTATCCGTCCCCGCTGAGGCCTCGGTGACTAGTGGGCTTTCAGCATAG
- a CDS encoding FkbM family methyltransferase, which yields MDPVCELNVHRQIVSLLDKPNPVIFDIGCNDGSDAQRFLRLLPSAQLYCFEPDPRAAARFKEKMGSDRDRMRLSEVAISDRNGMIEFHPSNGNDSAKEWDLSGSIRRPKNHLSEYEWVRFDPPISVETRSC from the coding sequence ATGGATCCGGTGTGTGAGTTAAACGTACATCGACAGATCGTTTCGCTTCTCGATAAGCCTAACCCTGTAATCTTTGACATTGGGTGCAATGACGGAAGCGATGCTCAACGCTTTCTGCGCCTTCTTCCGAGCGCCCAGCTCTATTGCTTTGAGCCAGACCCCAGAGCCGCTGCACGCTTCAAGGAGAAAATGGGTTCTGATCGGGATCGGATGAGGCTATCCGAGGTTGCGATCAGCGACCGAAACGGGATGATCGAGTTTCATCCCAGCAATGGCAATGACAGCGCTAAGGAATGGGATCTCTCGGGCTCGATACGCCGTCCCAAGAACCATCTTTCTGAGTACGAGTGGGTTCGGTTTGACCCTCCGATTTCGGTTGAGACTAGGTCCTGTTGA
- the nolE gene encoding nodulation protein NolE yields the protein MKVIGYYVIVAALLALTLRAGPSLAADDRNQDCGPAASDPRANLNGADKAHSAEHTQDFNCQDTPAEEGECYECVLPPEVHIEGAEVIDVADRNLYPRKTLLLARMIRHH from the coding sequence ATGAAGGTTATTGGTTACTACGTCATCGTTGCAGCGTTGCTCGCATTGACATTGCGGGCCGGGCCGTCACTTGCAGCAGATGATCGTAACCAAGATTGTGGCCCGGCGGCAAGTGACCCCCGCGCAAACCTGAATGGTGCTGACAAAGCCCATTCAGCGGAGCACACTCAAGACTTCAATTGCCAAGATACTCCTGCCGAAGAAGGTGAGTGCTACGAGTGCGTCTTACCCCCCGAAGTACATATTGAAGGCGCCGAAGTGATCGACGTCGCAGACCGAAACCTTTATCCGCGGAAAACACTGCTACTCGCCAGAATGATCAGGCACCACTGA
- the nodD1 gene encoding transcriptional regulator NodD1, with translation MRFKGLDLNLLVALDALMTERNLTAAARSINLSQPAMSAAVGRLRTYFNDDLFTMVGRELVPTPRAERLAPSVREALLHIQVSIISWDPFCPAQSDRCFRVILSDYAALVFFEKVVTRVAREAPAVSFELLPIADNYDDYLRRGDADFLIFPELLMSRAHPKVALFEETLVCVGCRSNKLLSEQLTLERYMSMGHVVVKFGNAASIEEWCLLGHGLKRHVEVVVQGFSMVPFMLSGTERIATMPLRLVKQLEKTIPLRIADLPLPLPAFTQALQWPALHNSDQASLWMRDVLCQEASRMPSPHEVMRRLRIS, from the coding sequence ATGCGGTTCAAGGGCCTTGATCTGAATCTCCTCGTCGCACTCGACGCCTTGATGACCGAGCGTAATCTCACGGCGGCAGCGCGCAGCATCAACTTGAGCCAACCGGCCATGAGCGCGGCCGTCGGCAGGTTACGCACCTATTTCAATGACGACCTTTTTACCATGGTCGGTCGCGAACTCGTTCCAACCCCGCGTGCGGAGCGGCTCGCGCCTTCGGTCCGCGAGGCTCTGCTTCACATCCAGGTTTCGATCATATCCTGGGATCCGTTTTGCCCTGCTCAATCGGATCGCTGCTTCAGAGTCATTCTTTCCGATTACGCCGCACTCGTTTTTTTTGAAAAGGTCGTGACGCGTGTCGCCCGAGAAGCGCCCGCCGTCAGCTTCGAGTTGCTGCCGATCGCCGATAACTACGATGATTACTTGCGGCGCGGTGACGCCGATTTTCTCATCTTTCCGGAATTGCTCATGTCGCGCGCACATCCTAAGGTGGCGTTATTCGAGGAGACCCTCGTGTGCGTGGGCTGCCGCTCGAACAAGCTACTCTCGGAGCAACTTACACTCGAGAGGTATATGTCGATGGGGCACGTTGTGGTGAAGTTTGGGAACGCTGCTTCCATCGAGGAATGGTGTTTGCTTGGGCACGGGCTTAAGAGACATGTCGAAGTAGTCGTGCAGGGCTTCAGCATGGTTCCGTTCATGCTTTCAGGGACCGAGCGCATAGCGACAATGCCCTTACGCCTGGTCAAGCAGCTCGAAAAGACAATACCCCTGCGGATCGCTGACCTTCCGCTACCTTTGCCCGCGTTCACACAGGCCCTCCAATGGCCCGCGCTTCACAATAGTGATCAGGCAAGCCTCTGGATGCGGGACGTGCTATGCCAGGAAGCATCCCGCATGCCTTCGCCCCATGAGGTAATGAGACGTCTCAGGATTTCCTAG
- a CDS encoding cupin domain-containing protein, translating to MKVISIATALFALACPANAFENKAVAATLILRTDRTIAGQPIIVPRKDVEVIASIYEIAPGATLPIHQHRYQRYGYVLSGEITVTNTESGKESIFTAGDFIVESWGIWHKGANNGTEPVKLLVIDQVEKGSENVLPQK from the coding sequence ATGAAGGTCATCTCAATCGCTACGGCGCTCTTTGCTCTGGCGTGTCCCGCGAACGCGTTCGAAAACAAAGCGGTCGCGGCTACGCTTATCTTAAGGACCGATCGTACGATTGCCGGTCAGCCCATCATCGTTCCACGGAAGGATGTCGAGGTCATCGCTTCGATTTATGAGATTGCGCCCGGTGCGACGTTACCAATTCATCAGCATCGCTATCAGCGCTATGGCTATGTGCTTTCGGGGGAGATCACGGTCACCAATACAGAATCTGGGAAAGAAAGCATTTTCACGGCAGGGGATTTTATCGTCGAGTCCTGGGGCATATGGCATAAAGGGGCGAACAACGGCACCGAGCCGGTAAAGCTGCTCGTGATCGATCAGGTGGAAAAGGGCAGTGAGAATGTTCTGCCGCAAAAATAA
- a CDS encoding ABC transporter permease — MDEGCAAALPANAFNWIAIWRRNYLAWKKVALASIVGSLADPMIYLFGLGLGLGIIVGRVDGTTYVAFLAGGMVATSAMTSATFETIYAAFTRMHAQRTWEAMLYTQMTLGDIILGELAWAASKAFLAGTGIIIVATVLGYATWPSVVYVLPIIMLTGFAFASLAMVVTALAPSYEYFIFYQTLVLTPMLFLCGAVFPITQLPQTFQQVAQFLPLAHAIDLIRPAMLGRPASSMGLHIGALCIYALLPFFLSAALLRRRLMS; from the coding sequence ATGGATGAAGGTTGTGCTGCGGCTCTGCCCGCCAACGCTTTTAACTGGATTGCGATATGGCGACGCAACTATCTGGCATGGAAGAAAGTAGCACTTGCGTCAATTGTTGGAAGTCTGGCCGATCCTATGATCTACCTGTTTGGCCTCGGCCTTGGCCTCGGAATTATTGTGGGTCGCGTTGACGGCACAACCTACGTTGCATTCTTGGCGGGCGGCATGGTGGCGACAAGCGCGATGACGTCTGCGACGTTCGAGACGATTTACGCGGCCTTTACGCGAATGCACGCCCAACGCACCTGGGAAGCCATGCTCTACACACAAATGACACTTGGGGACATCATCCTGGGTGAGTTGGCATGGGCAGCGAGCAAGGCATTTCTTGCCGGTACGGGAATCATAATCGTCGCCACCGTGCTAGGCTATGCGACGTGGCCATCAGTCGTCTATGTGCTGCCAATTATCATGCTCACTGGATTTGCATTCGCGAGCCTTGCGATGGTAGTCACGGCGCTTGCGCCCAGTTACGAGTATTTCATTTTTTACCAGACGCTCGTCCTCACACCAATGCTGTTCTTGTGCGGCGCGGTGTTTCCAATCACGCAACTGCCCCAGACTTTTCAGCAGGTAGCGCAGTTCTTGCCTCTAGCGCATGCGATCGACCTCATACGCCCGGCAATGCTTGGGCGCCCCGCGAGCAGCATGGGCCTGCATATAGGCGCGCTTTGCATCTACGCGCTTTTGCCGTTCTTCCTGTCGGCAGCGCTGTTGCGTCGGCGCCTGATGTCTTGA
- the nodI gene encoding nodulation factor ABC transporter ATP-binding protein NodI has protein sequence MPVNGARRSDERMFMTAIDFSDVSKTYGDKAVVSALSFRVSPGECFGLLGPNGAGKSTIARMILGMTAPDAGKITVLGVPVPAQARLARKGIGVVPQFDNLEPEFTVRENLLVYSRYFGMNTRKVEAVMSSLLEFARLESKVNARVSELSGGMKRRLTLARALINDPQLLVMDEPTTGLDPHARHLIWERLRSLLTRGKTIILTTHFMEEAERLCDRLCVLEGGRSIAEGRPHDLIDELIGCEVIEIYGGDPHELESLVGPYADRIEISGETLFCYVSDPEQVRVRLRQRAGLRILQRPPNLEDVFLRLTGREMEK, from the coding sequence ATGCCGGTCAACGGCGCCCGACGGTCAGATGAGCGCATGTTCATGACCGCAATAGATTTTTCCGACGTAAGTAAGACATATGGCGACAAGGCCGTGGTCAGCGCGCTATCGTTCCGCGTTTCCCCGGGGGAATGCTTCGGGCTGCTTGGACCGAACGGCGCGGGCAAGAGCACGATCGCACGCATGATCCTTGGCATGACAGCCCCTGATGCGGGGAAGATTACCGTGCTCGGCGTGCCGGTGCCTGCCCAGGCTCGCTTGGCGCGAAAGGGTATCGGCGTGGTGCCGCAATTCGACAACCTTGAGCCTGAATTCACTGTGCGCGAGAATCTGCTGGTCTACAGCCGCTACTTCGGCATGAATACACGCAAAGTCGAGGCGGTCATGTCGTCGCTCCTTGAGTTTGCACGCCTAGAGAGCAAGGTGAATGCGCGTGTGTCTGAACTTTCAGGCGGCATGAAGCGGCGCCTGACGCTAGCGCGTGCGTTGATCAATGACCCGCAGCTACTTGTCATGGACGAGCCGACCACCGGTCTCGACCCGCACGCGCGCCACCTGATCTGGGAGCGCCTGCGTTCCCTGCTTACGCGCGGCAAAACGATCATCTTGACCACCCATTTCATGGAAGAAGCCGAACGGTTATGCGATCGACTCTGCGTACTCGAAGGAGGTCGCAGCATTGCCGAAGGGCGTCCGCATGACCTGATCGATGAACTGATCGGGTGCGAAGTCATTGAGATCTACGGCGGCGATCCGCATGAGTTGGAATCGCTGGTCGGGCCATATGCCGATCGCATCGAAATTAGCGGCGAGACCCTTTTTTGCTATGTGTCCGACCCGGAGCAGGTGCGTGTGCGGTTACGGCAGCGCGCGGGCTTGCGCATTCTGCAGCGTCCGCCGAATCTTGAGGATGTATTTTTGCGGTTGACCGGGCGCGAGATGGAGAAGTGA
- the nodS gene encoding nodulation methyltransferase NodS, protein MNELTQSDNYQLLNRELAAPDPWGLDANPFERERHTQMLRLALAQGSISSALEVGCAAGAFTVQLAPHCKRLTVIDVVPQAIERSRRRIRGSPHISWIVSDVQQFSPDERFDLIVVAEVLYYIGGIAEMRGAVRNLVRMLAPDGYLVFGSARDANCRRWGHVAGAETILGMLNETLLEVERLECRGESVNEDCLLACFRNPFSAS, encoded by the coding sequence GTGAACGAGTTGACACAGAGCGACAATTATCAATTGCTGAATCGGGAACTGGCTGCACCCGATCCATGGGGACTCGACGCCAATCCATTCGAGCGTGAGCGTCACACGCAAATGCTCCGCTTGGCGCTTGCCCAGGGATCCATCTCAAGTGCGCTCGAAGTGGGATGCGCTGCCGGCGCATTTACGGTGCAGCTAGCCCCCCACTGCAAACGGCTCACCGTGATCGATGTTGTGCCTCAGGCTATAGAAAGATCGCGTCGACGCATAAGGGGTTCTCCGCACATCAGCTGGATAGTCTCTGATGTTCAACAGTTTTCACCTGACGAGAGGTTTGATCTGATCGTTGTGGCGGAAGTGCTCTACTACATCGGAGGAATAGCCGAGATGAGAGGGGCTGTTCGGAATTTAGTGCGGATGCTTGCGCCAGATGGATATCTGGTTTTCGGATCGGCGCGCGACGCCAACTGTCGTCGCTGGGGCCACGTTGCTGGTGCTGAGACGATCCTCGGCATGCTGAACGAAACTTTGCTCGAGGTAGAGCGGCTTGAGTGTCGGGGTGAGTCGGTCAACGAAGATTGCTTGCTCGCCTGTTTCCGAAATCCGTTTTCTGCCTCCTAA